In Clostridia bacterium, a genomic segment contains:
- a CDS encoding GNAT family N-acetyltransferase encodes MDYIIRPVRPEDAEAISEFRRLPKVMEYTYALPSERVRLMEEWLGSMGPDNHDFVAEADGRAVGVAGVQVARGKRRHVGELGISVHDAYQGYGIGRALMETLLDLADNYLGLIRVELEVFADNTRAISLYESLGFELEGRKRKAVFRRGGYIDVLVMGRIREPRDA; translated from the coding sequence ATGGATTACATCATTCGTCCAGTGAGGCCTGAGGATGCAGAGGCCATTAGCGAATTCCGGCGACTGCCCAAGGTGATGGAGTACACGTATGCCCTGCCGTCGGAGCGAGTGCGTCTCATGGAGGAATGGCTCGGGAGCATGGGACCCGATAACCACGATTTCGTAGCTGAGGCCGACGGAAGGGCTGTTGGCGTAGCCGGTGTTCAGGTGGCCAGGGGCAAGCGGCGCCACGTAGGAGAGCTGGGCATATCCGTGCACGATGCCTATCAGGGATACGGAATAGGAAGGGCTCTTATGGAGACGCTGCTGGACCTTGCCGATAACTATCTGGGGCTCATTCGGGTGGAGCTTGAGGTATTCGCCGATAACACCCGAGCGATCAGCCTTTATGAGTCGCTCGGCTTTGAGCTGGAAGGGCGGAAGCGCAAGGCGGTATTCCGACGAGGCGGGTACATCGACGTACTAGTGATGGGCAGGATCCGAGAGCCGAGAGACGCGTAG